The proteins below come from a single Gimesia alba genomic window:
- a CDS encoding Ldh family oxidoreductase, which translates to MPVITAESLQNFTESLLLNGGANEEEARIVSHSLVDANLLGHDSHGVMRLPFYLGRVKEGILKAGEKLQILNETPAAIAGDGCWGFGQTVMHDLMNRLIEKAGNVGVACGTLKRASHIGRLGEYAEMAAAQGMASIICANTHGSAPRVAPVGGKRPRLGTNPICIGMPGGEQGPFVLDFGTSATAEGKVRIKKIAGEQVPPGLILDPDGNPTTDPNQLYGDPPGTILPMGGDQAYKGFGLSFMVEMLCGALSGGQCAFPDPPPPQGNCVFVIVIDPKHLGGQNHLLNEITNLEKYVRNVPLKDGVTEVYLPGDPEKKTAASRKETGISLDGGNWDALTKLAEELGVPVPEVAE; encoded by the coding sequence GTGCCTGTCATTACCGCTGAATCGCTGCAAAATTTTACTGAATCGCTCCTGCTAAACGGAGGCGCCAACGAAGAGGAAGCCCGCATCGTTTCCCATAGTCTGGTCGATGCCAATCTACTGGGTCACGATTCTCACGGCGTCATGCGTCTCCCCTTCTATCTGGGTCGCGTGAAAGAGGGGATTCTCAAAGCGGGTGAAAAACTCCAAATCCTGAATGAAACCCCGGCTGCGATTGCCGGTGACGGTTGCTGGGGGTTTGGACAGACTGTGATGCACGATCTGATGAATCGTCTAATCGAGAAAGCAGGTAACGTGGGCGTTGCCTGCGGAACATTGAAACGCGCTTCCCACATCGGCCGACTCGGTGAATACGCTGAAATGGCAGCCGCCCAGGGAATGGCTTCCATCATTTGTGCCAACACACATGGATCAGCGCCTCGCGTCGCCCCCGTCGGCGGAAAACGCCCCCGCCTCGGCACCAACCCAATCTGCATCGGCATGCCCGGCGGTGAACAAGGACCGTTTGTACTCGACTTCGGAACGTCTGCGACCGCGGAAGGAAAAGTTCGCATCAAAAAAATTGCCGGCGAACAGGTTCCCCCCGGCTTGATTCTCGACCCGGATGGAAACCCTACCACCGACCCCAATCAATTGTACGGTGATCCTCCAGGCACCATTCTTCCGATGGGCGGGGATCAGGCCTATAAAGGGTTCGGCCTCTCCTTCATGGTAGAAATGCTCTGCGGTGCCCTCTCGGGCGGACAATGTGCCTTTCCTGATCCCCCACCGCCACAAGGCAACTGTGTATTCGTGATCGTGATTGATCCGAAGCATTTGGGTGGCCAAAACCATCTTTTGAATGAAATTACCAACCTGGAAAAATATGTCAGAAACGTTCCGTTAAAAGACGGCGTGACGGAAGTCTATCTTCCCGGCGATCCCGAAAAGAAAACCGCAGCTTCCCGCAAAGAAACGGGAATTTCACTGGATGGTGGAAACTGGGATGCATTAACGAAACTCGCTGAGGAACTCGGGGTCCCAGTACCCGAAGTGGCAGAATAG
- a CDS encoding arylsulfatase — protein sequence MIHSTYHRRLFPKRITLRFVCVILGLSFLNTVHAAPNERPNIVLIMADDLGFSDLGCYGSEIKTPHLNQLAKEGLRFSRFYNAGRCCPTRASLMTGLYPHQAGMGWMNRNDNLPGYLGELNQHCVSIAEVLSAADYRCYHVGKWHLTYRMREANENWPLGRGFDRAYGTGGGGNYFSPRPLYEDNQLIKPPHKGYYITNAFSRRAVDYLKDHAQQNKDTPFFMYLAYTAPHFPLHALPSDIAAYRGRYRAGWDELRKQRHQKMTELGLINSPLSPRDPDAKAWDSLSKAEQEEWELRMAVYAAMVTSMDRGIGQVLDQIEQMGKTENTLVFFLSDNGASAEYIDRGHQPGAVTGTRESFRCAEVGWANACNTPFRFHKMWMHEGGISTPLIVRWPAQIQQTGGWTSQMGHVIDLMATCVDVSRGTYPAVKQSRLIIPFEGKSLRSTFLNPEKTEDRTLFWEHEGNKAVRQGNWKLVKQHKQDWELYDLSQDRSELNNLAQQQPKRVASLQELWDAWSEHVGVVPWDRLPPPGYTKKGPGFYRKK from the coding sequence ATGATTCACTCAACATACCACCGCCGCCTGTTCCCCAAACGAATCACTCTGCGCTTTGTCTGTGTGATACTCGGTCTCTCTTTTTTGAATACAGTCCATGCCGCTCCGAACGAGCGTCCGAATATCGTGCTGATCATGGCCGACGATCTGGGCTTTTCTGACCTGGGTTGTTACGGCTCAGAAATCAAGACGCCGCATCTGAACCAGTTAGCGAAAGAGGGCCTGCGGTTTTCCCGGTTTTATAATGCGGGCCGCTGCTGTCCCACCCGGGCCTCTCTCATGACGGGGCTCTACCCGCATCAGGCTGGTATGGGCTGGATGAACCGCAACGACAATCTCCCCGGCTATCTGGGCGAACTCAATCAGCACTGTGTCAGCATTGCGGAAGTTCTCTCTGCAGCCGACTACCGCTGTTACCACGTCGGCAAATGGCATCTGACCTATCGCATGCGCGAAGCCAACGAAAACTGGCCCCTCGGTCGCGGCTTTGATCGCGCGTATGGGACCGGCGGAGGCGGCAACTATTTCTCCCCACGCCCGCTGTATGAAGACAATCAACTCATCAAACCACCGCATAAGGGCTACTATATCACCAACGCCTTCAGCCGGAGAGCCGTCGATTATCTGAAAGATCATGCACAACAAAATAAAGACACGCCGTTTTTCATGTACCTCGCTTATACCGCGCCTCACTTCCCGCTGCATGCGCTGCCCTCTGATATCGCCGCTTATCGAGGCCGCTATCGAGCTGGTTGGGATGAACTCCGAAAACAACGCCACCAGAAGATGACCGAACTGGGACTGATCAACAGCCCGCTCTCTCCCCGCGATCCGGATGCCAAAGCCTGGGACTCTCTTTCTAAAGCAGAACAGGAAGAATGGGAACTGCGCATGGCCGTTTACGCCGCCATGGTCACCAGCATGGATCGTGGCATTGGTCAGGTCCTCGATCAGATCGAACAAATGGGAAAAACCGAAAACACACTCGTCTTCTTCCTCTCCGATAACGGCGCCAGTGCCGAGTACATCGATCGCGGCCATCAACCGGGCGCTGTCACAGGCACCCGGGAATCATTCCGCTGTGCCGAAGTCGGCTGGGCCAATGCCTGCAATACGCCATTCCGCTTCCATAAAATGTGGATGCATGAAGGGGGCATTTCCACGCCGCTGATTGTTCGCTGGCCTGCGCAAATTCAACAGACCGGCGGCTGGACGAGTCAAATGGGACATGTGATTGATCTAATGGCAACCTGCGTCGATGTTTCTCGAGGCACTTATCCGGCTGTAAAACAAAGCCGCTTGATCATTCCCTTCGAAGGCAAAAGTCTCCGTTCAACCTTCCTCAACCCGGAGAAAACCGAAGACCGCACGCTCTTCTGGGAACATGAAGGCAACAAAGCGGTCCGTCAGGGGAATTGGAAGCTGGTCAAACAGCACAAACAGGACTGGGAACTCTACGATCTGAGTCAGGATCGCAGCGAATTGAACAATTTGGCCCAGCAACAACCCAAACGCGTCGCTTCGCTGCAGGAACTCTGGGATGCCTGGTCTGAGCACGTCGGCGTTGTCCCCTGGGATCGACTCCCGCCGCCCGGCTATACAAAAAAAGGGCCGGGGTTCTACCGTAAGAAGTAA
- a CDS encoding WD40 repeat domain-containing serine/threonine protein kinase, whose product MIDQLRFDDYHLIDSVCDEYESGWTPDSALELNSALEQCPAPLRRYAFVELLKVDVELRQRRGVPAGRIDYLTLYPEYRDVIDAVIETAGTEPNATLISSKADSAEANLRSSGKSDADSADTESRFGRFILKAELGQGAFGTVSLAYDPTLDREVALKLPRFDQNDCERIDRFLAEAQIAAQLQHPNIVAVWERGQVGEQFYISAAYVQGETLKDYLELTQPNVRQIAVWMRDLAEALAYAHEQNIVHRDIKPANVIINERQRPMIMDFGLAKRIDHGVDLTSDGLILGTPAYMSPEQARGATQEMGTQSDQYSLGVIFYELLTGEPRWSGKTHEVLLKLQSDPPPPEIQNKETPVPVDLIAVCQKMLQPIVENRYADCQAIADDLTRWLDGHPVSVRRVTQTERFIKWCRRNRVISSLVMSTAVILLFSLTAVSFSLFEASEARNEAQQNLEYAQAQEQEAVDERDKAISAAEAQRKESARNSLLLAGYNIRAGRFYEAELLLNAIDEKDRGWVWNLQSARIPREMISITHPEGKAFQDANIFFDDSGKKLALRHSVENRLVTWLFDAKTGTFLSKVADDFELVSPSGSGFTPGGRYLTVSMWNRLPQGGHTPYKLGVYDTSKQQIIATQDDIRNYSPSPTQPEEVVIQRQHSKAISKYTLWNFVTGKTVDFGSGPTCLPFNFSVNQEGTELALRYKNLMTFQPSAGNTAISKPIMDRLGATHWNVSRDQKYVVGQLQDPWPWNRRYKMVPAGQAAVVQFPARMISVLETDDSVAHALFQYAELQSMTMNIFNQGSGFFLTTNDRFVVLNSSNTAVMQPQKKELCWWNRDTGEYLGKAMGIAVSSDGERFATIESKTVKIREAPVRIRRFRSQVTEKELEKWEPVQPRKQNRVYPVILYSQEEPWVVLIHDQGTDTVDLETRVISIKHASKVFYHQARRVAFHEPTGTMALINGNEFLDLFSLKTGNQLAHLRCDPWPVNTDLAFHPNGELLAVGHADALVIWSISEQKVIHRNKEFRFMEEGNGKLKFTPDGKYLFIYGKRIDTETWKPTAAQPFESDHPVKFSPDSQLLTIDTADGLVQIHEVETGKLVHQIQTDAQSVYSHFHPREPLLAVARSDGHLEIYDTATWDLVLDEPLPRGELVDLVFSTSGDSLAVGIQTKGTRRWFEFSSLKE is encoded by the coding sequence ATGATCGATCAACTGAGATTTGATGACTATCATTTAATTGATTCGGTCTGCGATGAATATGAATCAGGATGGACGCCCGACAGTGCACTGGAGTTAAACTCGGCGCTGGAGCAATGTCCCGCGCCGCTACGTCGATATGCGTTCGTGGAACTGTTGAAGGTTGATGTCGAATTGCGCCAGCGGCGGGGCGTGCCCGCCGGTCGGATTGATTACCTGACGCTCTATCCCGAGTATCGTGATGTAATCGATGCCGTAATCGAGACAGCGGGCACGGAACCCAATGCGACGCTGATTTCATCTAAAGCCGACTCGGCTGAGGCCAATTTGCGTTCGTCTGGCAAATCCGATGCTGATTCAGCAGACACTGAATCACGGTTCGGTCGGTTTATTCTGAAAGCAGAACTGGGGCAGGGGGCCTTCGGCACGGTTTCACTGGCCTATGATCCCACGCTGGATCGTGAAGTTGCTTTAAAGCTGCCTCGTTTTGATCAGAACGATTGCGAGCGGATTGATCGCTTTCTAGCCGAAGCACAGATCGCCGCGCAGTTACAGCACCCGAATATTGTTGCCGTCTGGGAGCGGGGGCAGGTTGGCGAGCAGTTTTATATCTCTGCGGCGTATGTGCAGGGAGAAACGCTCAAGGATTATCTGGAGCTAACGCAACCCAATGTGCGGCAGATTGCGGTCTGGATGCGTGATCTGGCAGAAGCCCTGGCGTATGCCCATGAGCAGAATATTGTGCATCGGGATATCAAGCCGGCGAATGTGATCATCAATGAGCGACAGCGTCCGATGATTATGGATTTCGGTTTGGCGAAGCGGATTGACCACGGTGTCGATCTGACGTCGGACGGTTTGATCCTGGGAACACCTGCGTATATGTCACCCGAACAGGCACGGGGCGCGACTCAGGAGATGGGCACGCAGAGCGATCAATATTCGCTGGGGGTGATTTTTTATGAACTGTTGACCGGCGAGCCGCGCTGGTCCGGGAAAACGCATGAGGTGTTGTTGAAGCTGCAGTCTGATCCGCCGCCGCCTGAAATTCAAAATAAAGAGACACCGGTTCCCGTGGATCTGATTGCCGTCTGTCAGAAAATGCTGCAGCCCATTGTGGAGAATCGTTATGCCGACTGTCAGGCGATCGCCGATGATCTGACGCGCTGGCTGGACGGTCATCCCGTTTCGGTCCGTCGCGTGACGCAGACGGAACGGTTTATTAAATGGTGCCGTCGTAACAGAGTGATCAGCAGTCTGGTGATGTCGACCGCTGTCATCCTGCTGTTCAGTCTGACCGCGGTTTCTTTTTCGCTGTTCGAAGCGTCTGAAGCACGGAATGAGGCACAGCAAAATCTGGAATATGCACAGGCCCAGGAACAGGAGGCCGTGGACGAGCGGGATAAAGCGATCTCCGCAGCTGAGGCGCAGCGCAAAGAATCGGCGCGGAACAGTCTGCTCCTGGCGGGGTACAATATCCGGGCGGGCCGCTTTTATGAAGCCGAATTATTGCTGAATGCTATCGATGAAAAAGATCGCGGCTGGGTCTGGAACCTGCAATCCGCGCGGATTCCGCGGGAAATGATTTCGATCACACATCCGGAAGGGAAAGCATTTCAGGATGCCAACATTTTTTTTGATGATTCCGGAAAAAAACTTGCGCTGCGGCACTCTGTAGAAAACCGGCTCGTTACCTGGCTCTTTGACGCGAAGACCGGCACATTCTTGAGTAAGGTGGCGGATGATTTCGAGCTGGTGTCTCCGTCGGGATCAGGTTTTACACCGGGGGGGCGTTATCTGACGGTCAGTATGTGGAATCGCCTGCCTCAAGGGGGGCACACTCCTTACAAGCTGGGGGTGTATGACACCAGCAAGCAACAGATCATCGCTACTCAGGATGATATCAGGAATTATTCTCCCAGCCCGACTCAACCAGAGGAAGTGGTGATTCAGCGCCAACACTCAAAAGCGATCTCAAAGTATACACTCTGGAACTTTGTTACCGGGAAAACAGTTGATTTCGGTTCCGGACCAACTTGTCTCCCGTTCAATTTCAGTGTCAATCAGGAAGGAACCGAGCTGGCATTGCGTTACAAAAATTTGATGACGTTTCAACCGAGTGCGGGCAACACAGCAATTTCAAAGCCGATCATGGATCGACTGGGAGCGACACACTGGAATGTGTCCCGCGATCAAAAATATGTTGTGGGTCAGTTACAAGATCCCTGGCCTTGGAATCGCCGGTATAAAATGGTACCGGCGGGGCAGGCAGCGGTTGTGCAGTTTCCGGCTCGGATGATTTCCGTGCTGGAAACAGATGATTCGGTGGCACACGCACTATTCCAATATGCCGAGTTACAGAGTATGACGATGAATATATTTAACCAGGGCAGTGGATTCTTCCTGACGACCAATGATCGCTTTGTTGTGCTCAATTCCAGTAACACGGCAGTAATGCAACCCCAGAAGAAAGAACTTTGCTGGTGGAACCGTGATACGGGAGAGTATCTGGGGAAAGCGATGGGGATTGCTGTCAGTTCCGATGGAGAACGGTTTGCAACGATCGAATCTAAAACGGTCAAAATACGCGAGGCGCCCGTGCGGATTCGCCGTTTTCGATCTCAAGTGACGGAAAAGGAACTGGAGAAGTGGGAGCCGGTTCAACCCCGCAAACAGAATCGCGTCTATCCTGTCATCCTGTATTCTCAGGAAGAACCCTGGGTGGTGCTGATCCACGACCAGGGGACTGACACCGTTGATCTGGAAACACGAGTGATCAGCATCAAGCATGCCTCAAAGGTTTTTTATCACCAGGCGCGGCGGGTTGCCTTTCATGAACCGACGGGAACCATGGCCTTAATTAATGGCAACGAGTTTCTGGATCTGTTTTCGCTCAAAACCGGCAATCAACTGGCCCACCTGCGCTGTGATCCCTGGCCTGTGAATACGGATCTGGCATTTCATCCGAACGGAGAACTCCTGGCAGTCGGGCATGCCGACGCGCTGGTGATTTGGTCGATTTCAGAGCAGAAGGTGATTCACCGAAACAAGGAGTTCCGCTTCATGGAAGAGGGGAACGGCAAGCTGAAATTCACCCCGGACGGAAAGTATCTGTTTATTTATGGCAAACGAATCGACACCGAGACCTGGAAGCCGACAGCAGCACAACCTTTTGAGTCAGACCACCCGGTCAAGTTTTCGCCGGACAGCCAGCTACTGACAATTGATACCGCGGACGGACTGGTGCAGATTCACGAGGTGGAAACAGGCAAGCTGGTGCATCAGATTCAAACCGATGCGCAGTCGGTCTATTCGCACTTTCATCCCCGGGAACCGTTATTGGCAGTGGCACGCAGTGATGGGCATCTCGAGATCTATGATACGGCCACCTGGGACCTCGTTCTGGATGAACCGCTGCCGCGAGGGGAACTGGTGGATCTGGTCTTTAGTACTTCGGGTGATTCTCTAGCTGTGGGGATACAGACCAAAGGGACACGGCGGTGGTTTGAGTTTTCCAGTCTTAAAGAATAG
- a CDS encoding UxaA family hydrolase — protein MSSVASSPLIKLHPQDNIAIARNSVAENQECPISESESVTAREDIDLGHKVAIQQIAKGEPIRKFGQVIGFATSDMQPGDWIHSHNLEAGELSLDYAYSSDVPAPPEPVEGRTFMGYRRPNGKAGTRNYLAIISTVNCSATASKYIARELAKTSLEDYPNIDGIIPLVHKGGCAMQYDGEDHHQLMRTLGGFAKHPNIGAYVVLGLGCETGQGSFLSDSEGLVQLQNLKAPKPLEPLVLNIQDIGGIAKTVKKVTALLKDYLPIVNDVKREPIPVSELILGTECGGSDGNSGVTANPALGIASDLLVAHGATSILGETSEIYGGEHLLTRRAITPEVGQKLIERIKWWEEYTGKFGVVIDNNPSPGNKRGGLTTIYEKSLGAIAKGGSTALREVYRFAEPVTEKGFVIMDTPGYDPASVTGMVAGGANVVAFTTGRGSCFGCKPVPSIKISTNTPMYERMEDDMDLDAGRILNGTSVEEVGREIFELVIEVASGKKTKSEAQGIGDEEFCPWSIGPVL, from the coding sequence ATGTCATCTGTTGCCTCTTCGCCGCTGATTAAACTGCACCCACAAGATAATATCGCCATCGCCCGTAATTCGGTGGCGGAAAACCAGGAGTGTCCGATATCGGAAAGTGAAAGCGTAACGGCCCGGGAAGACATCGATCTGGGGCATAAAGTTGCCATTCAGCAGATTGCCAAGGGAGAGCCAATCCGTAAGTTCGGTCAGGTGATCGGTTTTGCGACGTCGGACATGCAGCCGGGCGACTGGATTCACAGTCACAACCTGGAAGCCGGGGAATTGAGCCTGGATTACGCTTATTCCAGCGATGTGCCTGCTCCCCCGGAACCAGTGGAAGGCCGGACTTTCATGGGTTATCGCCGTCCGAACGGGAAAGCGGGCACGCGAAACTATCTGGCGATCATCAGCACGGTCAACTGCTCGGCAACCGCGTCCAAATACATTGCCCGGGAACTGGCGAAAACCTCGCTGGAAGATTATCCCAATATTGACGGCATCATTCCCCTCGTTCACAAGGGTGGTTGTGCCATGCAGTATGATGGAGAAGACCATCATCAACTAATGCGAACTCTGGGCGGCTTTGCCAAACATCCTAATATCGGCGCCTATGTTGTTCTAGGGCTGGGATGCGAAACGGGGCAAGGTTCCTTCCTCTCTGATTCTGAAGGGCTCGTTCAGTTACAGAATCTCAAGGCCCCCAAACCTCTGGAACCATTGGTGCTCAACATCCAAGACATAGGGGGAATAGCGAAAACAGTCAAAAAAGTCACTGCACTTTTGAAAGACTATTTACCCATTGTGAATGACGTCAAACGCGAGCCCATTCCCGTTTCCGAACTGATTCTGGGAACCGAATGTGGCGGCAGCGACGGCAACAGTGGTGTGACCGCCAACCCGGCACTGGGTATCGCCAGCGATCTCCTTGTGGCACACGGAGCCACCTCAATCCTGGGCGAAACCTCGGAAATCTATGGAGGCGAACATCTTCTCACCCGGCGTGCCATCACCCCGGAAGTCGGTCAGAAACTGATCGAGCGCATCAAATGGTGGGAAGAATATACCGGCAAGTTTGGAGTGGTCATTGATAACAATCCTTCGCCGGGCAATAAAAGAGGTGGCCTGACCACGATTTATGAAAAATCGTTGGGTGCGATTGCCAAAGGGGGCAGTACTGCTCTACGCGAAGTCTATCGCTTTGCGGAACCAGTGACAGAAAAGGGCTTTGTGATTATGGATACCCCCGGTTATGACCCCGCTTCGGTTACCGGAATGGTTGCTGGTGGTGCGAATGTGGTCGCGTTTACCACGGGCCGTGGCAGTTGCTTCGGTTGTAAACCCGTTCCCAGCATCAAAATTTCGACCAACACTCCCATGTATGAGCGGATGGAAGACGACATGGATCTGGACGCCGGTCGCATTTTGAACGGAACCTCTGTGGAAGAGGTCGGTCGGGAAATCTTTGAACTGGTCATTGAAGTCGCCAGTGGTAAAAAAACGAAAAGCGAGGCCCAGGGCATCGGCGACGAAGAATTCTGCCCCTGGAGCATCGGCCCGGTTCTATAA
- a CDS encoding arylsulfatase, which yields MFLFQSKCRFLWLTLGMLLSLTNVLSVWGANAESERPNVVLILTDDQGYGDVGFHGNEKIKTPHLDRMAKNGIELTRFYCSPVCAPTRASLMTGRYFYRTGVIHTSRGGAKMQGEETTLAELLKQAGYKTGIFGKWHLGDNYPMRPEDQGFEETLVHKSGGIGQTPDQPNSYFDSRLWKNGKSFQADGYCTDVFFDAAITFIDQQKQSPQPFFVYLPTNAPHTPLEVARSYWEPYQKMGLNETTARVYGMVQNLDENVGKLMAYLEKVKLLNKTIVIFLGDNGPQQKRFTGGLRGKKSWTYEGGIRVPFVAQWPGHFEGGTKSDQIAAHIDLLPTLLSLTKTPRPATLALDGIDISELLSGKKAELPERSLFFQVHRGLTPQQYQNSAVVTQRFKLVGYPGTFGNENLMQQAEPILELYDLSDDPGETKNLIQSKPKQTAALRKQYNDWFTGVQKTRNFTPGTIVIDKTKENPSVLCRYQDGSFYQGVSQGWMVKIKQSGLYQVQINRNAMPKSGKLFVNWQGQQAHEYLNAKEDSAPFELQAGTGGLDIWFQEEGEDRVYPADNSTLGDVVLKQIK from the coding sequence ATGTTTTTGTTCCAATCGAAATGTCGTTTTCTCTGGCTGACGCTGGGAATGCTTCTCTCATTGACGAACGTACTTTCTGTCTGGGGAGCAAACGCGGAGTCAGAGCGGCCGAATGTGGTTCTGATTCTGACCGACGATCAGGGGTATGGCGATGTCGGCTTTCATGGAAATGAGAAAATCAAGACACCACACCTGGATCGCATGGCAAAAAACGGGATCGAACTCACGCGGTTTTATTGTAGTCCGGTGTGTGCCCCGACCCGGGCCAGTTTGATGACGGGCCGCTATTTCTATCGTACGGGCGTCATTCATACTTCGCGTGGCGGAGCGAAGATGCAGGGCGAGGAAACCACGCTGGCAGAACTCTTAAAACAGGCAGGATATAAAACCGGCATTTTTGGGAAATGGCATCTGGGAGACAATTATCCGATGCGTCCCGAAGATCAGGGATTTGAAGAAACGCTGGTGCATAAGAGTGGCGGTATCGGCCAGACTCCCGATCAGCCAAACAGTTATTTTGATTCCCGGCTCTGGAAGAATGGCAAATCGTTTCAAGCAGACGGTTATTGCACGGATGTGTTTTTCGACGCAGCGATCACGTTTATAGACCAGCAAAAACAGTCGCCGCAGCCGTTCTTTGTTTATCTGCCGACCAATGCGCCGCACACTCCTCTGGAAGTTGCTCGTTCGTACTGGGAGCCGTATCAAAAAATGGGGCTGAATGAAACGACGGCGCGCGTTTATGGGATGGTGCAGAACCTGGATGAGAACGTGGGGAAGCTGATGGCCTATTTGGAAAAGGTGAAGCTGTTAAACAAGACGATCGTGATCTTTTTGGGTGATAACGGGCCTCAACAAAAGCGGTTTACCGGCGGCTTGCGAGGCAAAAAGTCATGGACCTATGAAGGCGGAATCCGCGTGCCTTTTGTCGCGCAGTGGCCCGGACATTTTGAAGGTGGTACGAAAAGTGATCAGATCGCTGCGCACATCGACTTGCTGCCAACACTGCTCTCACTGACGAAGACGCCTCGGCCTGCGACGTTAGCGCTGGATGGAATTGATATTTCTGAACTGCTGTCGGGTAAGAAAGCCGAATTGCCCGAGCGGAGTCTGTTTTTTCAGGTCCATCGAGGGTTGACTCCCCAGCAATATCAAAATTCTGCTGTTGTGACACAGCGGTTCAAACTGGTGGGTTATCCGGGGACGTTTGGAAATGAAAACCTGATGCAACAGGCAGAGCCGATTTTGGAATTATACGATTTGTCTGATGATCCGGGAGAAACAAAAAACTTGATTCAGAGCAAACCCAAACAGACGGCAGCACTTCGCAAACAATACAATGACTGGTTTACCGGAGTACAGAAAACCAGAAATTTTACACCCGGAACCATTGTGATTGATAAAACAAAAGAAAATCCCAGTGTGCTGTGCCGCTATCAGGATGGCAGCTTTTATCAAGGAGTCTCTCAAGGCTGGATGGTGAAGATCAAGCAGTCTGGTTTGTATCAGGTGCAGATTAACAGGAACGCGATGCCGAAGTCGGGAAAGCTGTTTGTGAACTGGCAGGGTCAGCAGGCTCATGAATATTTAAATGCGAAAGAAGACTCCGCTCCCTTTGAATTGCAGGCCGGAACGGGGGGCCTTGATATCTGGTTTCAGGAAGAAGGGGAAGATCGTGTTTATCCTGCTGATAACAGCACTCTGGGAGACGTGGTACTAAAGCAGATCAAATAA
- a CDS encoding RNA polymerase sigma factor: MQQPSDNISPDDSLEELPEFAESVLEEMQSTISPRFEQIWDRFHQLLKNYVEQRLSPQLQPHAGASDILQSAFLSLWRRLEDPSKPPLTDQDDLWGFLMTIARRKLSRRWRQINTQKRGGGNVVSATDYTNSDAKSSFEEIVFEEVNLQLKLELEAASELLDVECQTIISMKLAGMTNAEIAEELKCSTRRIERKNNLIRKAFTDAEADSTIITES; this comes from the coding sequence ATGCAGCAACCATCAGACAACATCAGCCCCGATGACTCCCTTGAAGAATTGCCGGAATTCGCGGAAAGCGTGCTGGAAGAAATGCAATCCACCATTTCGCCCCGCTTCGAACAGATCTGGGATCGATTTCATCAATTATTGAAAAACTACGTGGAACAACGGCTTTCGCCCCAACTGCAGCCGCATGCGGGGGCCAGCGACATTCTGCAAAGCGCATTTCTCAGCTTATGGCGACGACTGGAAGATCCCTCAAAACCGCCCCTCACCGACCAGGATGATCTCTGGGGCTTTCTGATGACCATCGCCCGCCGCAAACTCTCACGCCGCTGGCGACAGATCAATACACAAAAACGGGGAGGCGGGAACGTGGTTTCCGCAACCGACTATACCAACTCCGACGCCAAGTCCTCGTTTGAAGAGATCGTGTTTGAAGAAGTCAATCTCCAGCTCAAGCTCGAACTGGAAGCAGCGTCTGAACTGCTGGATGTCGAATGCCAGACGATCATTTCCATGAAGCTGGCCGGCATGACCAACGCGGAAATCGCAGAAGAACTCAAATGCAGTACCCGACGCATCGAACGTAAAAATAATCTAATCCGCAAAGCGTTCACCGATGCCGAAGCAGACTCGACCATCATCACAGAAAGTTGA